In the Bradyrhizobium guangzhouense genome, one interval contains:
- a CDS encoding putative quinol monooxygenase, with amino-acid sequence MIYVVATLTIKPETRAEFIAAATACIKETRKEPGNIAYDLHESVTDPTKMVFVEQWENAEALVPHRAQEHMKTFGRVAVKCFTAPPKIEVITPEKIETR; translated from the coding sequence GTGATCTACGTCGTTGCCACCTTGACCATCAAGCCCGAAACCCGCGCCGAATTCATCGCAGCCGCCACCGCCTGCATCAAGGAAACGCGGAAGGAGCCCGGCAATATCGCTTACGATCTGCACGAGAGCGTGACCGATCCCACCAAGATGGTGTTCGTCGAGCAATGGGAGAATGCCGAGGCGCTGGTGCCGCATCGCGCCCAGGAGCATATGAAGACGTTCGGCCGCGTCGCGGTGAAGTGCTTTACGGCGCCACCGAAGATCGAAGTGATCACGCCCGAGAAGATCGAGACGAGGTAA
- a CDS encoding urease accessory protein UreE: protein MIRATQVKGQYRFTETPADTVVLDFDDRHRRRMAMTGTRGLEFLLDLENAVALRGGDALVLEDGRLVEVVAAPEPLLEIRGRDPHHLVRVAWHLGNRHLPTQLTSKALRIRRDHVIEAMVKGLGAKVVEIEAPFDPEGGAYADAGHAHGHDDHAHHDHARHDHGHDHQGHGHHHDHAAHEHGHDHHHHHDEHCDHPDHHHGHKHAHDHK from the coding sequence ATGATCCGGGCGACGCAGGTTAAGGGACAGTACCGCTTCACGGAAACGCCGGCGGATACGGTCGTGCTTGATTTCGACGATCGGCACCGCCGCCGCATGGCGATGACCGGGACGCGGGGTCTCGAATTCCTGCTCGACCTGGAGAATGCGGTTGCGCTGCGCGGCGGCGATGCGCTGGTGCTGGAGGACGGAAGGCTCGTCGAAGTGGTTGCGGCGCCCGAGCCGCTCTTGGAGATCCGCGGTCGCGATCCGCACCATCTCGTTCGCGTCGCCTGGCATCTCGGCAACCGCCATCTGCCGACGCAGCTCACGAGCAAGGCCTTGCGCATTCGCCGCGATCACGTCATCGAGGCGATGGTGAAGGGGCTGGGCGCGAAGGTGGTCGAGATCGAGGCGCCGTTCGATCCCGAAGGCGGCGCTTACGCCGATGCCGGTCATGCGCACGGGCATGATGACCACGCGCACCACGACCACGCTCGTCACGATCATGGTCACGATCATCAAGGCCACGGTCATCATCATGATCATGCCGCGCATGAGCATGGCCATGATCACCATCATCACCACGACGAGCACTGCGACCATCCCGATCATCATCACGGCCACAAACATGCTCATGACCACAAATGA
- a CDS encoding urease accessory protein UreF: MLMTTNEPDGADDLAEREAAALYRLMTWLSPAFPVGGFSYSSGIEWAVEAGDIIDVATLAGWLDAMLSDGSGFCDATFLVQAYRAAEAAEQASLSDIAELAAAFVPSRERQLETTSQGRAFIDISRAAWNADGLDAMVAACRTPLVYPVAVGVVAALHGVPLAPTLHAFLHALVSNWISAASRLIPLGQTDSQRVLVGLEAAVAATASRALSATLDDLGSATLRADLASLRHETQYTRLFRS, from the coding sequence ATGCTCATGACCACAAATGAGCCTGACGGTGCCGATGACCTCGCCGAGCGCGAGGCGGCGGCGCTGTACCGGTTGATGACCTGGCTGTCGCCGGCGTTTCCCGTGGGTGGCTTCTCCTATTCCAGCGGCATCGAATGGGCTGTCGAAGCGGGAGATATCATCGACGTCGCGACTCTCGCCGGTTGGCTCGATGCGATGCTCAGTGACGGTTCCGGCTTTTGCGATGCGACCTTCCTGGTGCAGGCCTATCGCGCCGCCGAGGCAGCCGAGCAGGCATCGTTGAGCGACATCGCCGAACTCGCTGCCGCCTTCGTGCCCTCGCGCGAGCGGCAGCTCGAGACCACCTCGCAGGGCCGCGCCTTCATCGACATCTCGCGCGCGGCGTGGAACGCGGATGGCCTGGATGCCATGGTAGCGGCGTGCCGTACGCCACTGGTCTATCCGGTCGCCGTCGGCGTGGTCGCGGCGCTCCACGGCGTGCCGCTTGCGCCGACGCTGCACGCTTTCCTGCATGCGCTGGTCTCGAACTGGATTTCCGCGGCGAGCCGGCTCATCCCGCTCGGCCAAACCGACAGCCAGCGCGTGCTGGTGGGATTGGAAGCCGCCGTGGCTGCGACCGCGAGCCGGGCGCTGAGCGCGACGCTGGACGATCTCGGCAGCGCAACCCTTCGCGCCGATCTCGCCAGCCTGCGGCACGAGACGCAATATACGCGGCTGTTCAGGTCATGA
- the ureG gene encoding urease accessory protein UreG yields the protein MSKSHGPLRVGVGGPVGSGKTALMDLLCKTMRERYDIAAITNDIYTKWDAEFLVRSGSLTPDRIAGVETGGCPHTAIREDASMNLAAVADMRAKFPGLDLVLIESGGDNLAATFSPELADLTIYVIDVAAGDKIPSKGGPGITRSDLLVINKIDLAPHVGASLEKMNTDAKRMRGERPFVMTNLKKSDGLDRIVSFIETKGGLKRAD from the coding sequence ATGTCGAAATCTCACGGCCCTTTGCGAGTCGGCGTCGGCGGTCCCGTCGGATCGGGCAAGACCGCGCTGATGGACTTGCTCTGCAAGACCATGCGCGAGCGTTACGACATCGCCGCGATCACCAACGACATCTACACCAAATGGGATGCGGAATTCCTTGTGCGCTCCGGCTCGCTGACGCCGGACCGCATCGCCGGCGTCGAGACCGGTGGCTGCCCGCACACCGCGATCCGCGAGGACGCCTCGATGAATCTCGCAGCGGTCGCCGACATGCGCGCGAAATTCCCCGGGCTCGATCTCGTGCTGATCGAGTCCGGCGGCGACAATCTCGCTGCCACTTTTTCCCCGGAACTGGCCGACCTCACCATCTACGTGATCGACGTTGCCGCCGGCGACAAGATCCCGTCCAAGGGCGGCCCCGGCATCACCCGTTCCGACCTCCTGGTCATCAACAAGATCGACCTCGCGCCCCATGTTGGTGCGTCCCTGGAGAAGATGAACACGGATGCCAAACGCATGCGCGGCGAGCGCCCCTTTGTCATGACCAATCTGAAGAAGAGCGACGGGCTCGATCGCATCGTCAGTTTCATCGAGACCAAGGGTGGATTGAAACGAGCGGATTGA
- a CDS encoding CHASE domain-containing protein, translating into MVRLGFIIGFIALLGALLSGLAAYRVHDQELALDRIALARAIDVHASLVQDRSTERELLARVASGLFRAPSVLKPNMLEPLRSAIYAFKTDFVVAGWVARLRPSELAAAQTAIAAAGFPKPQIRDFNDKPIDPASLTQPIDVLMDLEPRSDETKTLPGRSYDDDPVRSAMLTRARVEKRSIASDPVPLLRGNGPIGVIVAAPVIPEGATEPAGFITFSYELASLMLTNDDLSLFSVALKDPRKENSELIANDQGVVSTRMTSPDGPAPSATRTISFGGRDWQLGYYAKTNSARRAEQTAIIVAAIGFAITAMVCGLFGYVAYNNLRLSREIQVRIGFERRLTAVIDELNHRVKNILAVIQSIVTRTLRHGSDIDVARELLIGRIHAMSNVVSLLSESQWQGVKLKGLFEARAIPHADRIAVSGPDIAVSARAAQSLSLLFFELASHSDEGLSLVGKHPHITANWTVTGEEPETVFHFRWEEFNTSEATRRPDSDFGLILLDRVAPEALGGSAKRYFTDVSYVYELTAPMETVIDMTERDRTDKISAPVRPSKQT; encoded by the coding sequence GTGGTCCGGCTGGGTTTCATCATCGGCTTCATCGCTCTGCTCGGAGCCTTGCTCTCGGGGCTCGCGGCCTATCGCGTCCACGATCAGGAGCTGGCGCTGGACCGGATCGCACTGGCGCGCGCGATCGACGTTCATGCGAGCCTCGTCCAGGACCGGTCGACCGAGCGTGAGCTGCTGGCGCGTGTCGCCTCAGGCCTGTTCCGTGCGCCATCCGTGCTGAAGCCCAACATGCTGGAGCCGCTGCGCTCGGCGATCTATGCCTTCAAGACCGATTTCGTGGTGGCCGGCTGGGTTGCCCGGCTTCGGCCGAGCGAGCTCGCCGCGGCGCAGACCGCCATTGCTGCTGCCGGCTTCCCGAAGCCGCAGATCCGTGATTTCAACGACAAGCCGATCGATCCGGCAAGCCTGACCCAGCCGATCGACGTGCTGATGGACCTCGAGCCGCGCAGCGACGAGACCAAGACGCTGCCGGGTCGCAGCTACGACGACGACCCGGTTCGCAGTGCGATGCTGACCCGGGCCAGGGTCGAGAAGCGGTCAATCGCCTCCGATCCGGTGCCGCTCCTGCGCGGGAACGGGCCGATCGGCGTCATCGTCGCGGCCCCCGTCATTCCCGAAGGCGCGACCGAGCCGGCCGGCTTCATCACGTTTTCCTACGAGCTGGCCTCGCTGATGCTGACCAACGACGATCTGTCGTTGTTTTCAGTCGCGCTCAAGGACCCGCGCAAGGAGAACAGCGAGCTCATTGCCAACGATCAGGGCGTCGTCTCGACCCGCATGACCTCGCCGGACGGGCCGGCACCGTCGGCGACGCGCACCATCAGCTTCGGCGGCCGCGACTGGCAGCTCGGCTATTACGCCAAGACCAATTCGGCGCGGCGCGCCGAGCAGACCGCGATCATCGTGGCGGCGATCGGCTTTGCCATCACCGCGATGGTGTGCGGCCTGTTCGGCTATGTCGCCTACAACAATCTGCGGCTCAGCCGCGAAATCCAGGTACGGATCGGCTTCGAGCGGCGGCTGACGGCTGTCATCGACGAGCTGAATCATCGCGTGAAGAACATCCTTGCGGTGATCCAGTCGATCGTGACGCGGACACTGCGCCATGGCTCCGACATCGACGTCGCCCGCGAGCTGCTGATCGGCCGCATCCACGCCATGTCCAATGTGGTCTCGCTGCTCAGCGAGAGCCAGTGGCAGGGCGTCAAGCTGAAGGGCCTGTTCGAGGCGCGCGCGATTCCGCACGCTGACCGCATTGCCGTCAGCGGCCCCGATATCGCCGTCAGCGCGCGCGCTGCGCAAAGCCTGTCGCTGCTGTTCTTCGAGCTCGCCTCGCATTCGGATGAAGGCCTGTCGCTGGTCGGCAAGCATCCGCACATCACCGCGAACTGGACGGTGACGGGCGAGGAGCCCGAGACCGTGTTTCATTTCCGCTGGGAGGAGTTCAACACCAGCGAGGCGACGCGTCGCCCTGACTCCGATTTCGGTCTGATCCTGCTCGACCGCGTCGCCCCCGAAGCGCTCGGCGGCAGCGCCAAGCGCTACTTCACCGACGTCTCCTATGTCTACGAGCTGACTGCGCCAATGGAGACGGTCATCGACATGACCGAGCGCGATCGCACGGACAAGATTTCCGCACCGGTGCGTCCGTCGAAGCAGACTTGA
- a CDS encoding RidA family protein: protein MIKRILPYEGLLHEVVEYAGVLYIGGIVPEDVSQDMSGQANDVLGQLSRLLEALGSDMANVLQVTIFMRDLSEKAAFNAAWKAHFAGAHLPARAAVGVADLGPNVKLEMTAIAARVSAA, encoded by the coding sequence ATGATCAAGCGCATCTTGCCCTATGAAGGGTTGCTCCACGAAGTGGTCGAGTATGCAGGCGTTCTCTACATCGGCGGAATCGTCCCCGAGGACGTAAGCCAGGACATGTCGGGCCAGGCCAACGATGTGCTTGGACAGCTGTCGCGTCTGCTCGAGGCTCTCGGCTCCGACATGGCCAACGTCTTGCAGGTCACGATCTTCATGAGAGATCTCAGCGAGAAGGCTGCGTTCAACGCGGCCTGGAAGGCGCATTTTGCGGGAGCTCATTTACCGGCGCGTGCCGCCGTCGGCGTCGCCGATCTCGGCCCCAACGTCAAGCTCGAGATGACCGCCATCGCGGCTCGCGTGAGCGCTGCCTGA
- a CDS encoding TetR/AcrR family transcriptional regulator, producing MAKDTSDAAEGAPRRGRPRSIETTNAILESAYGLMAAAGLAATTIDAVARHSNVSKMTIYKWWPSREALLIDAFLHHAAQMLPLPPASVGTAAVRARRHAVAYAEALQGEFGKVQLAVISECISKTGSAELFYARYLQFRRDALVEMIAAGQRDGSILAEAPAETLYDAVYGSLFYRYVFGIAPITPAYARSLVDLVLRPKG from the coding sequence ATGGCGAAAGACACGAGCGATGCGGCCGAGGGCGCGCCCCGGCGCGGGCGGCCGCGCTCGATCGAGACCACCAACGCCATCCTCGAAAGCGCCTATGGGCTTATGGCCGCGGCCGGCCTTGCCGCGACCACGATCGACGCAGTGGCACGCCACTCCAACGTCTCCAAGATGACCATTTACAAATGGTGGCCGTCGCGGGAGGCGCTGCTGATCGACGCCTTTCTCCATCATGCCGCCCAAATGCTGCCGCTGCCGCCGGCGAGCGTTGGCACGGCCGCCGTGCGTGCACGCCGGCATGCCGTGGCCTATGCCGAGGCCCTGCAGGGCGAGTTCGGCAAGGTGCAGCTTGCCGTGATCTCCGAATGCATTTCGAAGACCGGCTCGGCGGAGCTTTTCTATGCCCGCTATCTGCAATTCCGCCGCGACGCGCTGGTGGAGATGATCGCGGCCGGTCAGCGCGACGGCAGCATTCTCGCCGAAGCGCCGGCGGAAACTCTCTACGACGCCGTCTATGGCAGCCTGTTCTACCGTTACGTCTTCGGCATCGCGCCGATCACGCCCGCCTATGCGAGGTCTTTGGTCGATCTCGTATTGCGGCCGAAGGGCTAA
- a CDS encoding OpgC domain-containing protein encodes MKPSVKANLASYQHDARLYLTLGIANWSVFVDHIPNNVVNLLTLRNFGFSGAADLFVFVVGYGVAIIYGRMALERGYVVAATRIFRRVWRLYAAYVVLFVIYIDTIAYVASQSMAPEIISEYNISGILEHPLRILVQGLVLQEEPLNLDLLQLMIPLMAFFPLALWGLLRRPNLTLAASVALYLAARWFGWTFHAYPDLEWTFNPLCWQLLMVLGGWFAITGASGRRLHKISWLRALAGAYLVLAMAITLMRHSPVLSTYLPDIVLNGISPTDKENLAPYRVIHFLALAFLATHLIPSDHPGLRWKSLQMVIKCGEEWLAVFCIGVFLSFAGHLILITGANLVVMQIGVSVAGFAVMTAVAYYISWSKRQDEPAALRQRA; translated from the coding sequence ATGAAGCCGTCCGTCAAGGCGAACCTCGCCTCATACCAACACGACGCCAGGCTCTATTTGACGCTCGGCATTGCCAACTGGTCGGTGTTCGTCGACCACATCCCGAACAATGTCGTCAACCTGCTGACGCTGCGCAACTTCGGTTTCAGCGGCGCTGCGGACCTGTTCGTGTTCGTGGTGGGCTATGGCGTTGCCATCATTTACGGCAGGATGGCGTTGGAGCGCGGCTACGTCGTCGCGGCAACCCGCATCTTCCGACGCGTCTGGCGGCTCTATGCCGCCTATGTCGTCTTGTTCGTGATCTACATCGACACTATCGCTTACGTCGCCTCGCAATCGATGGCGCCGGAGATCATCAGCGAGTACAACATCTCTGGGATTCTCGAGCACCCGCTGCGCATCCTGGTCCAAGGCTTGGTGCTCCAGGAAGAGCCGCTCAACCTCGACCTGCTGCAGCTGATGATTCCGCTGATGGCGTTCTTCCCGCTTGCCCTGTGGGGCCTGCTGCGACGTCCGAACCTGACCCTGGCGGCTTCCGTCGCGCTCTACCTCGCCGCGCGCTGGTTCGGCTGGACGTTTCACGCCTATCCCGACCTGGAATGGACATTCAATCCGCTATGCTGGCAGTTGCTGATGGTGCTGGGCGGTTGGTTCGCCATTACCGGCGCGTCGGGTCGGAGGCTTCACAAGATCTCCTGGCTTCGTGCGCTCGCCGGCGCCTACCTCGTGCTCGCGATGGCCATCACCTTGATGCGCCATTCGCCTGTCCTGTCCACCTATCTGCCTGACATCGTGCTCAACGGCATCTCGCCGACCGACAAGGAAAATCTCGCGCCCTATCGCGTCATCCATTTCCTCGCACTCGCCTTCCTTGCGACGCATCTCATTCCGTCTGATCATCCGGGACTGCGGTGGAAGTCGCTGCAGATGGTGATCAAATGCGGCGAGGAATGGCTTGCCGTGTTCTGCATCGGCGTCTTCCTGTCATTCGCCGGCCATCTCATCCTGATCACCGGCGCCAATCTGGTCGTGATGCAGATCGGAGTGAGCGTGGCCGGTTTCGCCGTGATGACGGCGGTGGCCTATTATATTTCCTGGTCGAAGCGCCAGGACGAGCCGGCAGCCTTGCGGCAACGGGCCTGA
- a CDS encoding DUF883 family protein: MSTTDAEAGTRDWTDKATAERLEKDVAAVKSDIAALTDQITDALNTFANATGKQARRGYKQARDNMDSTLDDFSERGSAMMDAAQDAYGSIEETLEDAITQRPLATVGVALGIGFLIGFAWRR, translated from the coding sequence ATGTCCACGACCGATGCCGAAGCCGGGACGAGAGACTGGACCGACAAAGCCACCGCAGAACGCCTCGAGAAGGATGTAGCAGCCGTGAAAAGCGATATCGCCGCCCTCACCGATCAGATCACCGACGCCCTCAATACCTTCGCCAACGCCACGGGCAAGCAGGCCCGGCGCGGCTACAAGCAAGCGCGCGACAACATGGATTCGACGCTCGACGATTTCTCGGAACGCGGCAGCGCGATGATGGACGCGGCGCAGGACGCCTATGGCTCGATCGAGGAGACGCTGGAAGACGCGATCACGCAGCGGCCGCTTGCGACCGTCGGTGTCGCGCTCGGCATCGGCTTCCTGATCGGCTTCGCTTGGCGCCGCTGA
- a CDS encoding AI-2E family transporter: MRVLPSERLISGSDEGSPLPDSRVELPPVIRRTEFVALALAGLLLIAVVAVLYVAKAFFLPVVMAMVAGTMLSPAATFLERRRVPRAIGAVLIVIAVTAMVTFVVALIAAPAMEWSSRLPELGAQLKDKLHVFDRPLALWRELQTMVGGSEGLPSFQFPKFDWVQPTLEFLSPTFAEFLLFFATLILFIASWRDLRRALIMTFGERDARLRTLRILNEIEVHLGNYLLTVTIINVGVGVATGIVCAVTRMPNPAGLGALAAALNFIPIIGPVAMFVILAIVGVMAFPTLGSGLVAAIAFGGITFLEGHFVTPTIIGRRLALNALAVFIALAFWTWLWGPMGAFLSSPLLIVGLILKEHLLPENSPQLPQE, translated from the coding sequence GTGCGCGTCCTTCCCAGTGAACGTCTGATTTCCGGCAGCGACGAGGGTTCACCGCTTCCCGACAGCCGCGTCGAACTGCCGCCGGTGATCCGCCGCACCGAGTTCGTCGCTCTTGCGCTCGCCGGCCTGCTTTTGATCGCCGTCGTCGCCGTACTCTATGTCGCCAAGGCGTTCTTCCTGCCTGTCGTGATGGCCATGGTCGCCGGCACCATGTTGTCACCGGCCGCAACATTCCTGGAAAGGCGGCGCGTGCCCCGCGCCATCGGCGCCGTCCTCATCGTCATTGCGGTCACCGCGATGGTCACGTTCGTGGTCGCATTGATTGCCGCACCCGCCATGGAATGGAGCTCGCGCTTGCCCGAGCTCGGGGCGCAACTGAAAGACAAGCTGCACGTCTTCGACCGGCCGCTGGCGCTGTGGCGCGAGTTGCAGACCATGGTCGGCGGCTCGGAGGGATTGCCAAGCTTCCAGTTTCCCAAATTCGATTGGGTGCAACCGACGCTCGAATTCCTGTCGCCGACCTTCGCCGAATTCCTGCTGTTCTTCGCGACCCTGATCCTGTTCATCGCGAGCTGGCGAGATCTGCGGCGCGCCTTGATCATGACATTCGGTGAGCGTGATGCACGGCTACGCACCTTGCGCATCCTGAACGAGATCGAGGTCCATCTCGGCAACTACCTGCTGACCGTGACGATCATCAACGTCGGCGTCGGCGTCGCGACGGGCATCGTGTGCGCGGTCACCAGGATGCCAAATCCGGCGGGGCTCGGTGCGCTTGCGGCCGCGCTCAACTTCATTCCCATCATCGGCCCGGTCGCAATGTTCGTGATATTGGCCATCGTCGGCGTCATGGCCTTTCCGACCCTCGGCAGCGGTCTGGTCGCCGCAATTGCCTTCGGCGGCATTACCTTCCTGGAGGGGCACTTCGTCACGCCGACCATCATCGGCCGCAGGCTGGCGCTGAATGCGCTGGCGGTCTTCATCGCCCTGGCCTTCTGGACCTGGCTGTGGGGGCCGATGGGCGCGTTCCTGTCCTCGCCGTTGCTGATCGTCGGGCTGATCCTGAAGGAGCATCTGCTGCCGGAGAATTCGCCGCAGCTTCCGCAGGAATGA
- a CDS encoding L,D-transpeptidase, translated as MIKFSVVRRSFSPRVVTACAFATALLTVPFAAHAQTLGFAAMQPQAYPQDQTTSQGYAGEAPEATDEDAVLPDRLRRQVVSFDRNEPAGTIVIDTANTYLYYVLGNGRAMRYGVGVGREGFTWSGVQSISRKAEWPDWHPPAEMIARQPYLPRFVAGGPGNPLGARAMYLGSSEYRIHGTNDPTTIGKFVSSGCIRLTNEDVTDLFSRVNVGAKVVVLPKNAPLMARGGDPARKRPTVTKLSSGRQALNIPASSVD; from the coding sequence ATGATAAAGTTCTCCGTCGTCCGTCGCAGCTTTTCGCCGCGCGTCGTCACCGCTTGTGCCTTTGCGACAGCTTTGCTGACGGTGCCGTTCGCGGCTCACGCGCAGACGCTCGGCTTCGCGGCGATGCAGCCGCAGGCCTATCCGCAGGACCAGACCACTTCGCAGGGTTATGCCGGCGAGGCGCCCGAGGCCACCGACGAAGATGCGGTGCTGCCCGATCGGTTGCGCCGGCAGGTCGTGAGCTTCGACCGCAATGAGCCTGCCGGTACCATCGTCATCGATACCGCCAACACCTATCTTTATTACGTGCTGGGTAACGGCCGCGCGATGCGCTACGGCGTCGGCGTCGGCCGCGAGGGATTCACCTGGTCGGGCGTGCAGAGCATCAGCCGCAAGGCGGAATGGCCGGATTGGCATCCGCCGGCAGAGATGATCGCGCGCCAGCCTTATCTGCCGCGCTTCGTCGCCGGCGGCCCGGGCAATCCGCTTGGTGCGCGCGCGATGTATCTCGGCTCCAGCGAGTACCGCATCCACGGCACTAACGACCCCACCACGATTGGCAAGTTCGTCTCGTCCGGCTGCATCCGCCTCACCAATGAGGACGTCACCGATCTGTTCAGCCGCGTCAATGTCGGCGCCAAGGTCGTGGTGCTGCCGAAGAATGCGCCCTTGATGGCACGCGGCGGTGATCCCGCACGCAAGCGCCCGACGGTCA